A part of Rattus rattus isolate New Zealand chromosome 4, Rrattus_CSIRO_v1, whole genome shotgun sequence genomic DNA contains:
- the LOC116897781 gene encoding immunoglobulin omega chain-like, giving the protein MAWTSALLILLAHLTGCGPQPVLHQPPSASSFLGTSIRLTCALSSNHNIDIYSIYWYQQRPGHPPRFLLRFFSHSDKLQGPKIPPRFSGSKDIARNLGYLSISDLQPEDEAVYYCAVGLRSWEKEKRMEREWEEEK; this is encoded by the exons ATGGCCTGGACGTCTGCCCTGCTCATACTGCTGGCCCATCTCACAG GTTGTGGCCCTCAGCCCGTGCTGCATCAGCCACCATCGGCCTCTTCCTTCCTTGGAACCTCCATCCGCCTCACCTGTGCCCTGAGCAGCAACCATAACATTGACATTTACAGCATTTACTGGTACCAGCAGAGGCCGGGCCACCCTCCCAGGTTCCTGCTGAGATTCTTCTCACACTCAGACAAGCTCCAGGGTCCCAAGATCCCCCCTCGCTTCTCCGGATCCAAAGATATAGCCAGGAACCTGGGGTACCTGAGCATCTCTGACCTGCAGCCAGAGGACGAGGCTGTGTATTACTGCGCCGTGGGGCTTCGGAgctgggaaaaggagaagaggatggagagggagtgggaagaagaaaaatag